AAATATGATCTATCTGCTCAAAAAATGCTTTATATAGCGCACTGAGCAGTCTAAAGATTTCCCCTTCCACACCCTTTTTGTAAAGAGCAGCATCCCTTTGCCCTTGAGGTGAAAGAAACAGCACTCCAAAAATGCGGACATCCTCCAGCTGCAAGCGCTCCAATTGAGCCAGCTTCAAAAGCTCCAGCTTTATATCTGGCATTACTACCTCTATGAAGTCAGGATGTATGTGCTGTTCTGTTAAAAAGACAAATAATTCTTCTGCAACAAAGAAGGGCTTGCTGCTTTTTTTCACTTCAAGCAGGAACCGTTTTTTAACACGCTTAACAAATTCCTTATCATCAATAAAGAAAGAATGCGCATGCAAAAGATCTGCCAAATTGGCTAGGAATAATTCAAGCGAGTGGCGCTGACTGAGTTTATCGTCTACATGAAGAAATAGGACCTCTTGATAGGACCCTTTAATATCATCCATAAAGAGAAGAACCTGCTTATATAAAAGTGGGTATTTCTGCAATAATGTCCAAATCTCATGAGCAAGCTGCTCATCATTGAAATAAGCAAGTGTCCTTACCGTAAACTCCACCGCTTCGACCTGACGAGTTATTTGGTTGATCGCAAACACAGCCTTCATATACTCTTTTGCAATCGCCGGGTCTTTTTGGAGCCTTTCCCTGTGCAGAATCTTCCCTGTTATGTCGATTATTTCTGGTTTTTCTTTATGGTTTTTTTGAAGCAATGCCAATAGAAGCTGCAAAATACCTAGCTTATCCCGTTCATAACCATCATAAGCGGTTTCCTCCAGCAAATAGATGGCACATAATCGATTATAATAGCTGATATTCAGTTGATCAGCCAGCTTTAAACCTTTCAGTGCCCTTTCTGCAAATAGGAAAAAATCATCCAGTCTTGAAGCTGTCTGCAGGGCATCATATGCAAAATCGAGGTATTCATGTTTTTGTCCTTCCATATCCACACCACTTATTCTTTTCGTTGTAAAATCAAAAACAAACTGATTTTCGAATACATGATTTCTTAGTCGAATGCTCCCTGGCTCCACAAACATCAAATGAACATATTTTTGCTTTGCTGCAGCTTCCTTGAACGATACAGCCCCCAATACTGCCCTCGCAGCATATGGCAAATGTATGTACAGCAGTTCTAATAAAGTCATTGCATGCCTACTATGCTCAAGAATAGGTACATCTAGGGATATATATACGGTTTTTCCGCTTTCTGTTGCAGCTAAACAAGCCAACAACAGTTTTTTAAAGATGCTTTCATCGATTTTCAGGCTGTAAAACAGCTCCTGCTTTTTTCTATATATATTTTCCGTCTTTTTGCAGGGAATATCCGCTAATTCTGCCAATGATTCCTCATCATCCACTTCCGTCCCATTTGCAAACTGGGCATGAAACAGTTTTTCAGGATTTTTAACCCACTCATCCTTACTCGCACCAGGAATGATAAAATAATGCGCCGATAGTATATTAGACTGAGCATTAAGCAGCTGTTGGCCGATGACAAGTTGTCCTGTTTCAGGCTGGATAAGCAGAAAAGAAGGAGGATAGTTATCCTTATGCTTATTATCCTTCTGTATCTCTGAACTGGAAAGAGGTTGAAGATACTTTTCAATAAAGTCCTCATCAAGCTCAGGAGTGAATATGGCTCTGTCTATTCCTTCCCCGAGCCCTTTTTTACTCTTCATATATATGTATTGCTGAATAAAGTTATTGCCCACATGGCGCCCCTCCCTTCTGTGAAAATTGCCGATTATAAAAGAGAAACATATTTTTTAAAGCTTGCTTTGGACGTATATAGCTCGTCCGCCAAATGTTGTTTTTTATTTGTCATATAATGCAAATATTACACTATATTAGTACTACCGTAAACGGATTATTACTAGTATAATAGAACGTTTTGCAAGAAAACTGTACGAGCCGTTATATTTGCAGCAAATAAAAAAAGCAGACACGTAAATACGTGCCTGCCTATACAGAAATTGAAATACTGTCTGCTGCTTTTTTTACTGCTTTATATAGACCAAAACCGGCCATTGTGCCCACCGTGTTTAAAATAAGATCATCCACATCGCTCCATCTGTATTCCATAAACCATTGGATGGATTCAATCGCTGCCGATAAGCAGCAGCCAACTGCCGTACATAAGATAAATTGGTTAAATCTCGGTAAAGCAAGCGGCAGAAAAAAGCCGAATGGCATAAACAAGGCGATATTGCCAATGTTGTTAACGATGAAAGTAAAAACGGACCGCTCAACAAACATTTCCTTTATCATCAAAAACGGAACAAAGTTATGCCCGCCTGGTTCAATTCCGATACCTAAATAACGATTTGGAAACATTGTCATGATAAAAATAAAACAGATGGAAGCAAGCAGCATCAGCCTTTTGTTCCTTTTATTTAATTTGACCACCTAATCATCTTCCTTGCTCTTTCAATTTTGAGTTTTGCTTATCATAACACATTTTCCAAAATTTCCATAAAATAATCCCAAAAAAGAGCCTGCCTTTTAAAATAAAGGCATGACTCCTATTTTTATGAATTATCGGATTGTTAACAGCTTATTGTTTATAGAAAAGCTGCTGATAGTAAGCGATGGCAAAATCAAAAAAGTACATTAGCGAAAATCTTTCTGAGGAAAATCCTGTTTTGTCATGAGTGTCACCATTTAAATAATAAACAATATCAGCATTTTCTAAAAGGTCTTCATCCTGATTATGTGTTATTAGGATGATTTTCGCCTTCGTTTTTGTCAGCTTTGTCATTAATTCCTCATTGCCTTTAACAAATCTTCCCGACGGACTTGCAACAATCGCAACGGAATTTTCATCTAAGTCGT
This DNA window, taken from Niallia sp. Man26, encodes the following:
- a CDS encoding VanZ family protein; its protein translation is MVKLNKRNKRLMLLASICFIFIMTMFPNRYLGIGIEPGGHNFVPFLMIKEMFVERSVFTFIVNNIGNIALFMPFGFFLPLALPRFNQFILCTAVGCCLSAAIESIQWFMEYRWSDVDDLILNTVGTMAGFGLYKAVKKAADSISISV